Proteins from one Lonchura striata isolate bLonStr1 chromosome 6, bLonStr1.mat, whole genome shotgun sequence genomic window:
- the LOC110472162 gene encoding uncharacterized protein LOC110472162, with protein sequence MAEDSPKRRKANFNEAETEVLIEQVLKHEQLLFAAGPGRASAGQKRKVWELIRHKVNPVAACPRDVEDLKKRWRDLKRRDRSKLCRLSQGCGPPPPALGLLLAPEELPPAAAPPARRQRRPYGSLLPADAVPIVGGIDTLELPGAVVGDMGFNGSPGPSHQSSLEQMNLKEEIVVKVVETEESSEDMVVVPPSQEQLPFLGTSGGGSSGKVKAKTKGRCQADQNEMTEEHLLQIQQTQIQVIQSGFDSVNHNLRLLQQGMQDLNNSISIMAHTLVAIKNIYVKNNTGPTTHATASTQTTAGYLSPGSPQLSPAKDRARPQVAGSSSRSSSCSSSSMSQEPGPSEFPRPPLRTIKKEHPNGCYYFCFADV encoded by the exons ATGGCCGAGGACTCGCCCAAACGGCGCAAGGCGAACTTCAACGAGGCGGAGACGGAGGTGCTGATCGAGCAGGTGCTGAAGCACGAGCAGCTGCTGTTCGCGGCGGGACCCGGCCGCGCCTCCGCGGGCCAGAAGCGGAAGGTGTGGGAGCTGATCCGGCACAAGGTGAACCCGGTGGCCGCTTGCCCCCGCGACGTGGAGGACCTGAAGAAGCGCTGGCGGGACCTGAAGCGCCGCGACCGCAGCAAGCTgtgccgcctctcgcagggctgcgggccgccgccgcccgccctcggCCTCCTGCTGGCCCCCGAGGAgctgccgcccgccgccgcgccgcccgcccgccgccagCGCCGCCCCTACGGCTCCCTGCTGCCCGCCGACGCCGTGCCCATCGTGGGCGGCATCGACACGCTGGAGCTGCCGGGCGCCGTCGTGGGGGACATGG GGTTTAATGGCAGTCCTGGCCCATCTCATCAATCCAGTCTTGAGCAGATGAACCTCAAAGAAGAAATAGTAGTGAAGGTGGTGGAGACAGAAGAAAGCTCTGAGGACATGGTAGTGGTTCCACCTAGTCAAGAACAACTGCCTTTTCTGGGGACATCAGGCGGTGGTTCCTCTGGGAAAgtaaaagccaaaacaaaaggCAGGTGCCAGGCAGACCAAAATGAAATGACTGAAGAGCACCTACTGCAGATTCAGCAGACCCAAATACAAGTGATCCAGTCTGGCTTTGACAGTGTCAACCACAATCTTCGGCTGCTGCAGCAAGGCATGCAAGATCTGAATAACAGCATCAGCATCATGGCACATACGCTTGTTGCTATCAAGAACATCTATGTGAAAAACAACACTGGCCCAACCACACATGCCACTGCCTCTACTCAGACCACAGCTGGGTACCTGAGCCCAGGATCCCCCCAGCTCTCTCCTGCTAAGGACAGAGCTAGACCACAGGtagctggaagcagcagcagaagcagcagctgcagctccagctccatgtCACAAGAACCAGGTCCTTCCGAGTTTCCTAGGCCCCCCCTGAGAACCATTAAGAAAGAACATCCAAATGGCTGCTACTACTTCTGCTTTGCAGATGTGTAA